A single region of the Methanothrix sp. genome encodes:
- a CDS encoding ABC transporter ATP-binding protein encodes MLIRLENVHTFYDGERNSTLKGITLSISRGEMVCVMGPNGAGKTTLLETINGILPSTGRVEVFGRDARRHGPEIRKDIGYMLQAKTFPEDTPYLVRDVVVMGRFGKIGILRRPGREDWQIAHEAAKFMDIDHLWDRPIGKLSGGQTQRVLLARLLAKRPRILLLDEPYSNLDCRAVEDVSKKICTLHTKYGLTTVMVIHDTAHVSDICDRILLLKDGRLIGDAHPDEMLSSRTFRDAFAEA; translated from the coding sequence GCTGATCCGGCTCGAGAACGTGCACACATTCTACGATGGCGAGAGGAACTCCACCCTGAAGGGAATCACGCTCTCCATCAGCAGGGGAGAGATGGTATGCGTCATGGGACCCAACGGCGCCGGCAAGACCACGCTCCTCGAGACGATAAATGGAATACTCCCATCGACCGGCAGGGTCGAGGTATTCGGAAGGGACGCCCGGAGGCACGGCCCTGAGATCAGAAAGGATATAGGCTACATGCTTCAGGCCAAAACGTTTCCCGAGGACACACCGTATCTAGTGAGAGATGTCGTTGTGATGGGGAGGTTCGGGAAGATCGGCATCCTGCGAAGGCCGGGGAGGGAGGATTGGCAGATAGCGCATGAGGCTGCAAAATTCATGGATATAGATCATCTCTGGGACCGGCCGATAGGAAAGCTCTCAGGAGGCCAGACGCAGAGGGTGCTTCTGGCCAGGCTGCTCGCGAAGAGGCCCAGGATACTGCTTTTGGATGAGCCCTACTCGAACCTGGACTGCAGAGCTGTGGAAGATGTATCGAAGAAGATATGCACTCTTCATACGAAGTATGGGCTGACGACTGTCATGGTCATACACGACACAGCTCACGTGTCCGATATCTGCGACAGGATACTGCTGCTGAAGGACGGGCGGCTCATCGGAGATGCGCATCCTGACGAGATGCTCTCCTCCAGGACGTTCAGAGATGCATTCGCTGAGGCTTAG